One Gossypium raimondii isolate GPD5lz chromosome 3, ASM2569854v1, whole genome shotgun sequence genomic window carries:
- the LOC105795575 gene encoding uncharacterized protein LOC105795575 gives MEESNNYGHQHPLLLILNQDQLIYNQSGVTDCSRCGEKVSTPCLCCAEHCGFYLHKVCADAPLELNHPFHLNHPLLLMQNAPYSPGWYICNFCGKGGYDFVYHCSCNFDFHIKCALFTFNIAENNLKELEHVPLQHPLISTENGDEKLKDAAKCFVCWEPLEKYTHFCPDFGFNSHEKCAKLPFKLNHVCHRKHPLVLQFNSQRLPCKICGETNREAIGFVYGCSPCKFVVHIECASQSPLQVIKSTNHEHPFTLFLRQVPFTCDACGVEGNHVAYTCGTCNIIIHKNCISLPRIIKSKWHDHRLLHTYFHHIEDFGVLNCMICHDEVDTEHGSYYCSKCNVIFHVHCVTEDKRSYSIVSLENEDEIPYESSITVLESNDAGEATKIKHFKHIHNLMLSPFVGRYENRCDGCLLPISGPFYSCSFCAFFLHKACAELPKMKDVWHHLCREPLALISDKAFECLECLNLYNAFAYECCGCETKICLPCVIALTPGARTYLKHEHPLFYYREHKGKCNACGNTTGSAFWCKDCNFVLHTDCFSLPITAYHKCDQHLLSLTDHNDNSYSESYYCDICEKTRDLNRWFYRCATCDTSAHVGCVLGKYSFLKHRSIYEEKDHPHPLIIVKKKYYYPDCYKCSKPCEDVALECSKPECKYIVHWDCVAPDYLQSWWMWCM, from the coding sequence ATGGAGGAGTCAAACAATTATGGGCACCAACATCCCCTGCTTCTTATCTTGAATCAAGACCAGCTGATCTACAATCAAAGTGGTGTAACTGATTGCTCCAGGTGTGGGGAGAAGGTGTCTACTCCATGTTTATGCTGTGCGGAGCACTGCGGGTTTTACCTTCACAAGGTATGTGCCGACGCACCTTTGGAGCTTAATCACCCTTTTCATCTCAACCATCCTCTTCTTCTTATGCAAAATGCACCTTATTCACCTGGATGGTACATTTGCAATTTTTGCGGTAAAGGCGGTTATGATTTTGTTTATCACTGCTCTTGCAATTTTGACTTTCATATTAAATGTGctttatttacatttaatattgcTGAGAATAACTTGAAAGAGCTTGAGCATGTTCCCCTTCAACATCCTTTGATTTCCACTGAAAATGGTGATGAAAAACTCAAAGATGCTGCTAAGTGCTTTGTGTGTTGGGAACCATTAGAAAAGTATACACACTTTTGTCCTGACTTTGGATTTAATTCACATGAGAAATGCGCTAAGCTTCCTTTCAAACTGAATCATGTGTGCCATCGCAAGCATCCTcttgttctacaatttaataGCCAACGGCTCCCTTGCAAGATATGCGGAGAAACAAATCGAGAGGCTATAGGATTTGTTTATGGTTGCTCTCCTTGTAAGTTTGTTGTTCACATTGAATGTGCGTCACAATCACCATTACAAGTTATTAAGAGTACAAATCATGAACATCCATTCACCTTGTTTTTGAGACAAGTTCCATTCACTTGTGATGCGTGTGGTGTCGAAGGAAATCATGTTGCCTATACATGTGGTACATGCAACATTATAATCCATAAAAATTGCATTTCACTGCCTCGCATTATCAAAAGTAAGTGGCATGACCATCGCCTTCTTCACACATATTTCCATCACATAGAAGATTTTGGAGTTTTGAATTGCATGATATGCCATGATGAAGTCGATACAGAGCATGGTAGTTACTATTGTTCAAAGTGCAATGTTATATTCCATGTGCATTGTGTGACAGAGGATAAACGCTCATATTCAATAGTTTCACTAGAAAATGAAGATGAGATTCCCTATGAAAGTTCCATCACTGTCTTAGAGAGCAATGATGCCGGAGAagctacaaaaataaaacatttcaagcatataCATAATCTAATGTTAAGTCCCTTTGTTGGAAGGTATGAAAATCGTTGTGACGGGTGTTTGTTGCCAATCTCGGGACCATTTTACTCCTGTTCATTTTGTGCTTTCTTCCTACATAAAGCGTGTGCTGAGTTACCTAAGATGAAGGATGTTTGGCATCATTTGTGCCGAGAACCTCTTGCCCTTATTTCTGACAAAGCTTTTGAGTGTCTAGAATGTCTGAACTTGTATAATGCCTTTGCTTATGAATGTTGTGGATGTGAGACAAAGATATGTCTCCCATGTGTGATTGCTCTGACTCCTGGTGCTCGAACATATTTGAAACATGAACACCCCCTCTTTTACTACAGAGAGCACAAGGGGAAATGCAATGCTTGTGGTAATACTACAGGGAGCGCATTTTGGTGTAAGGATTGTAATTTTGTGCTACACACGGACTGTTTTTCACTTCCAATTACAGCTTACCACAAATGTGATCAACATCTTCTTTCACTCACTGATCATAATGATAACAGTTATTCAGAAAGTTATTATTGTGATATCTGTGAAAAAACTCGAGATCTAAATCGTTGGTTTTATCGTTGTGCAACTTGCGACACTTCTGCTCATGTTGGTTGTGTTCTTGGAAAATATTCATTCCTCAAACACAGGAGCATctatgaagaaaaagatcatCCACACCCACTCATCATTGTGAAGAAGAAGTATTACTACCCTGATTGTTATAAATGCAGTAAGCCTTGTGAAGATGTGGCTCTTGAATGCTCAAAGCCAGAGTGCAAATATATTGTCCACTGGGATTGTGTAGCACCCGATTATCTACAGAGTTGGTGGATGTGGTGCATGTAG
- the LOC105795576 gene encoding uncharacterized protein LOC105795576 isoform X1 has product MFLLCAALWVLSSQDSDSDSDSDSDSDGECICECICDFCDERCEEFIYHCCCGLDFHIKCALFTFNIAENNLKELEHVTLQHPLISTENGTEELEDVSKCLGCWEPLAKYTHFSPDCGFNLHEKCTKLPFKLNHVWHRKHPLVLQFNSQRLSCKICGETSRMGSGFVYGCSACKFVVHIECASQSPLQVIKSTNHEHPFTVFLRQVPFTCDACGTEGNHVAYTCGTCNIIIHKNCISLPRIIKSKWHDHRLLHTYFHHIEDFRVLDCIICHDEVNTEHGSYYCSKCTVIFHVKCVMKDKDSYEIVENEDEESPDESVSSITKVLERNDAGEATVIQHFKHIHYLILSDRVGEYDDKCCDGCLLPIVASFYYCTLCDFFLHKVCAELPKVKHVWHHRCRPALVLTSNEVFECVRCLCLSNAFAYKCEECEQCTCLRCIIALTPGARTCLGHKHPLLFYTEYKGRCVACGKDDITGLFRCKDCNFSLDHKCFSLPIRSQHRNDKHLLSLASHDDNRYSESHFCDVCEERRDPNLWFYHCAICDTSAHVNCVLGEYPFIKLGSTVKVIEDAHEHPLTFVKKIYDYPNCRYCGERCLDFALECTGCNFIAHNRCPRYNCTSSDSEE; this is encoded by the exons ATGTTTTTGCTGTGCGCAGCACTGTGGGTTTTATCTTCACAAG ATTCAGATTCAGATTCAGATTCAGATTCAGATTCAGATGGAGAGTGCATTTGCGAGTGCATTTGCGATTTCTGTGATGAAAGATGTGAGGAATTCATTTATCACTGCTGTTGCGGATTGGACTTTCATATTAAATGTGctttgtttacatttaatattgcCGAGAATAATTTGAAAGAGCTTGAGCATGTTACCCTTCAACATCCTTTGATTTCCACTGAAAATGGTACTGAAGAACTTGAAGATGTTAGCAAGTGCCTTGGATGTTGGGAACCATTAGCAAAGTATACACACTTTTCTCCTGATTGTGGATTTAATTTACATGAGAAATGCACTAAGCTTCCTTTCAAGCTGAATCATGTGTGGCATCGCAAGCATCCTcttgttctacaatttaataGCCAACGGCTCTCTTGCAAGATATGCGGAGAAACCAGTCGAATGGGTAGCGGATTTGTTTATGGTTGTTCTGCTTGTAAGTTTGTTGTTCACATTGAATGTGCATCACAATCACCATTACAAGTTATTAAGAGTACAAATCATGAACATCCATTCACCGTGTTTTTGAGACAAGTTCCATTCACTTGTGATGCGTGTGGCACCGAAGGAAATCATGTTGCCTATACATGTGGTACATGCAATATTATAATCCATAAAAATTGCATTTCATTACCTCGCATTATCAAAAGTAAGTGGCATGACCATCGCCTTCTTCACACATATTTCCATCACATAGAAGATTTTAGAGTTTTGGATTGCATAATATGCCATGATGAAGTCAATACAGAGCATGGTAGTTACTATTGTTCAAAGTGCACTGTTATATTTCACGTGAAGTGTGTAATGAAGGATAAAGATTCATATgaaatagtagaaaatgaagATGAGGAATCTCCTGATGAGTCTGTCAGCTCCATAACCAAGGTTCTTGAAAGGAATGATGCTGGAGAAGCCACAGTAATACAACATTTCAAGCATATTCATTACTTAATATTAAGTGACAGAGTAGGTGAGTATGATGATAAATGTTGTGATGGGTGCTTATTACCGATCGTGGCTTCATTTTACTACTGTACACTGTGTGATTTCTTTCTCCATAAAGTTTGCGCCGAGTTACCAAAAGTAAAGCATGTTTGGCATCATCGTTGCCGACCAGCATTAGTCCTTACTTCGAATGAAGTATTTGAGTGTGTACGATGTCTTTGCTTGTCTAATGCTTTTGCCTATAAATGTGAAGAATGTGAGCAATGTACATGCCTTCGATGTATAATTGCTCTTACACCTGGTGCTCGCACTTGTCTAGGACATAAACACCCTCTTCTTTTCTACACCGAATATAAAGGGCGATGTGTTGCTTGTGGAAAGGATGATATCACAGGGTTGTTCCGTTGTAAGGATTGCAATTTTTCTTTGGATCATAAATGTTTTTCGTTGCCTATTAGATCCCAACACAGAAATGATAAACATCTTCTTTCACTTGCTTCTCATGATGATAACAGATATTCAGAAAGTCATTTTTGTGATGTATGTGAAGAGCGTCGAGATCCAAATCTTTGGTTTTACCATTGTGCAATATGTGATACTTCTGCTCATGTCAATTGTGTCCTTGGTGAATATCCGTTCATCAAACTTGGGAGTACCGTTAAAGTAATAGAAGATGCACATGAGCACCCTCTCACTTTTGTTAAGAAGATTTATGACTATCCGAACTGCAGATATTGTGGTGAGCGCTGTTTAGATTTCGCTCTCGAATGTACTGGATGCAACTTCATTGCCCATAATAGGTGTCCACGATACAATTGCACTTCTTCAGATTCGGAGGAATAA
- the LOC105795576 gene encoding uncharacterized protein LOC105795576 isoform X2, which yields MFLLCAALWVLSSQDSDSDSDSDGECICECICDFCDERCEEFIYHCCCGLDFHIKCALFTFNIAENNLKELEHVTLQHPLISTENGTEELEDVSKCLGCWEPLAKYTHFSPDCGFNLHEKCTKLPFKLNHVWHRKHPLVLQFNSQRLSCKICGETSRMGSGFVYGCSACKFVVHIECASQSPLQVIKSTNHEHPFTVFLRQVPFTCDACGTEGNHVAYTCGTCNIIIHKNCISLPRIIKSKWHDHRLLHTYFHHIEDFRVLDCIICHDEVNTEHGSYYCSKCTVIFHVKCVMKDKDSYEIVENEDEESPDESVSSITKVLERNDAGEATVIQHFKHIHYLILSDRVGEYDDKCCDGCLLPIVASFYYCTLCDFFLHKVCAELPKVKHVWHHRCRPALVLTSNEVFECVRCLCLSNAFAYKCEECEQCTCLRCIIALTPGARTCLGHKHPLLFYTEYKGRCVACGKDDITGLFRCKDCNFSLDHKCFSLPIRSQHRNDKHLLSLASHDDNRYSESHFCDVCEERRDPNLWFYHCAICDTSAHVNCVLGEYPFIKLGSTVKVIEDAHEHPLTFVKKIYDYPNCRYCGERCLDFALECTGCNFIAHNRCPRYNCTSSDSEE from the exons ATGTTTTTGCTGTGCGCAGCACTGTGGGTTTTATCTTCACAAG ATTCAGATTCAGATTCAGATTCAGATGGAGAGTGCATTTGCGAGTGCATTTGCGATTTCTGTGATGAAAGATGTGAGGAATTCATTTATCACTGCTGTTGCGGATTGGACTTTCATATTAAATGTGctttgtttacatttaatattgcCGAGAATAATTTGAAAGAGCTTGAGCATGTTACCCTTCAACATCCTTTGATTTCCACTGAAAATGGTACTGAAGAACTTGAAGATGTTAGCAAGTGCCTTGGATGTTGGGAACCATTAGCAAAGTATACACACTTTTCTCCTGATTGTGGATTTAATTTACATGAGAAATGCACTAAGCTTCCTTTCAAGCTGAATCATGTGTGGCATCGCAAGCATCCTcttgttctacaatttaataGCCAACGGCTCTCTTGCAAGATATGCGGAGAAACCAGTCGAATGGGTAGCGGATTTGTTTATGGTTGTTCTGCTTGTAAGTTTGTTGTTCACATTGAATGTGCATCACAATCACCATTACAAGTTATTAAGAGTACAAATCATGAACATCCATTCACCGTGTTTTTGAGACAAGTTCCATTCACTTGTGATGCGTGTGGCACCGAAGGAAATCATGTTGCCTATACATGTGGTACATGCAATATTATAATCCATAAAAATTGCATTTCATTACCTCGCATTATCAAAAGTAAGTGGCATGACCATCGCCTTCTTCACACATATTTCCATCACATAGAAGATTTTAGAGTTTTGGATTGCATAATATGCCATGATGAAGTCAATACAGAGCATGGTAGTTACTATTGTTCAAAGTGCACTGTTATATTTCACGTGAAGTGTGTAATGAAGGATAAAGATTCATATgaaatagtagaaaatgaagATGAGGAATCTCCTGATGAGTCTGTCAGCTCCATAACCAAGGTTCTTGAAAGGAATGATGCTGGAGAAGCCACAGTAATACAACATTTCAAGCATATTCATTACTTAATATTAAGTGACAGAGTAGGTGAGTATGATGATAAATGTTGTGATGGGTGCTTATTACCGATCGTGGCTTCATTTTACTACTGTACACTGTGTGATTTCTTTCTCCATAAAGTTTGCGCCGAGTTACCAAAAGTAAAGCATGTTTGGCATCATCGTTGCCGACCAGCATTAGTCCTTACTTCGAATGAAGTATTTGAGTGTGTACGATGTCTTTGCTTGTCTAATGCTTTTGCCTATAAATGTGAAGAATGTGAGCAATGTACATGCCTTCGATGTATAATTGCTCTTACACCTGGTGCTCGCACTTGTCTAGGACATAAACACCCTCTTCTTTTCTACACCGAATATAAAGGGCGATGTGTTGCTTGTGGAAAGGATGATATCACAGGGTTGTTCCGTTGTAAGGATTGCAATTTTTCTTTGGATCATAAATGTTTTTCGTTGCCTATTAGATCCCAACACAGAAATGATAAACATCTTCTTTCACTTGCTTCTCATGATGATAACAGATATTCAGAAAGTCATTTTTGTGATGTATGTGAAGAGCGTCGAGATCCAAATCTTTGGTTTTACCATTGTGCAATATGTGATACTTCTGCTCATGTCAATTGTGTCCTTGGTGAATATCCGTTCATCAAACTTGGGAGTACCGTTAAAGTAATAGAAGATGCACATGAGCACCCTCTCACTTTTGTTAAGAAGATTTATGACTATCCGAACTGCAGATATTGTGGTGAGCGCTGTTTAGATTTCGCTCTCGAATGTACTGGATGCAACTTCATTGCCCATAATAGGTGTCCACGATACAATTGCACTTCTTCAGATTCGGAGGAATAA
- the LOC105796405 gene encoding uncharacterized protein LOC105796405 isoform X1 — protein MEESNNYGHQHPLLLILDQDQLIHNQSGVTHCSRCGEEVSAPCFCCVEHCGFYLHKACGDAPLELNHPFHPHHPLLLMKNAPYSNGVYACDFCDKEDNKFVYHCSCGLDFHIKCALFTFNIAENNLKELDHVALQDEELEDDSKCFGCWEPLAKYTHFSPDCRFNLHEKCAKLPFKLNHKCHHKHPLTLQFISEQLSCKICQVTVQLKGFVYGCSPCKFVVHIECVSESLALVVEDKRHEHPFTLLLRGSSFICDACGIEGSYASYICCTCNIMVHKKCTSLPRIIKSKWHDHRLFHKYFLHVEDFRVRDCIICHDEVNIEHGSYYCSECDVIFHVKCAMKYKYSYEIVENEDEESPNESVSSITKVLEWNDAGEATVIEHITHIHHLTLSDRVGEYDSKCCDGCLLPISDSFYYCTQCDFFVHKVCVELPKVKQVWHHRCQSSLVLTSNEVFWCVACGYWSKAFAYKCEECKARTCLRCIIALTPGAHTCVGHKHPVFLYIENTGGCVACGCDSNGCLRCKVCDFSLDHKCFSLPITSQHKNDQHLLSLAYGDDNSYSESHFCDVCEESRDPNLWFYHCATCDTSAHVNCVLGEHPFIKLGSIVEVYEDTHEHPLTVVKKVYYYPNCSDCGKPCLDLALECTGCNFIVHAGCLQIRWTKVTVLQNYPFLLRRTQRVQFGVKREKGEAIGLD, from the exons ATGGAGGAGTCTAACAATTATGGCCACCAACATCCCCTGCTTCTTATCTTGGATCAAGACCAGCTGATCCACAATCAAAGTGGTGTAACTCATTGCTCCAGGTGCGGGGAGGAGGTTTCTGCTCCATGTTTTTGCTGTGTGGAGCACTGTGGGTTTTATCTTCACAAGGCATGTGGCGACGCACCTTTGGAGCTTAATCATCCTTTTCATCCTCATCATCCTCTTCTTCTTATGAAAAATGCACCTTATTCAAATGGAGTGTACGCCTGTGATTTTTGTGATAAAGAGGATAATAAGTTTGTTTATCACTGCTCTTGCGGATTGGACTTTCATATTAAATGTGctttgtttacatttaatattgcTGAGAATAATTTGAAAGAGCTTGACCATGTTGCCCTTCAAGATGAAGAACTTGAAGATGATAGTAAGTGCTTTGGGTGTTGGGAACCATTAGCAAAGTATACACACTTTTCTCCTGACTGTAGATTTAATTTACATGAAAAATGCGCTAAGCTTCCTTTCAAACTGAATCATAAGTGCCATCACAAGCATCCTCTTACTCTACAATTTATTAGCGAACAACTCTCTTGCAAGATATGCCAAGTAACAGTCCAGCTAAAAGGATTTGTTTATGGTTGTTCTCCGTGTAAGTTTGTTGTTCACATTGAATGTGTATCAGAATCTTTAGCTCTTGTTGTTGAAGATAAAAGGCATGAACATCCTTTCACTTTGTTGCTAAGAGGATCATCATTCATTTGTGATGCATGTGGTATTGAAGGAAGTTACGCTTCCTACATATGTTGTACATGTAACATTATGGTCCATAAAAAGTGCACTTCATTGCCACGCATCATCAAAAGCAAGTGGCATGATCATcgcctttttcacaaatatttcCTTCACGTGGAAGATTTTAGAGTTCGGGATTGCATAATATGTCATGATGAAGTCAACATAGAGCATGGTAGTTACTATTGTTCAGAGTGCGATGTTATATTCCATGTGAAGTGTgcaatgaaatataaatattcatatgaaatagtagaaaatgaagATGAGGAATCTCCTAATGAGTCTGTTAGCTCCATAACCAAGGTTCTTGAATGGAATGATGCTGGAGAAGCCACTGTAATAGAACATATCACGCATATTCACCACTTAACGTTAAGTGATAGAGTAGGTGAGTATGATAGTAAATGTTGTGATGGGTGCTTGTTACCGATCTCGGATTCATTTTACTACTGTACACAGTGTGATTTCTTTGTCCATAAAGTTTGTGTCGAGTTACCAAAGGTAAAGCAGGTTTGGCATCATCGTTGCCAATCATCACTAGTCCTTACTTCAAACGAAGTATTTTGGTGTGTAGCATGTGGTTACTGGTCTAAAGCTTTTGCCTATAAATGTGAAGAATGTAAGGCACGCACATGCCTTCGATGTATAATTGCTCTTACACCTGGTGCTCACACATGTGTAGGACATAAACACCCTGTTTTTCTCTACATCGAAAATACAGGGGGATGTGTTGCTTGTGGTTGTGATTCCAATGGTTGTTTGCGTTGTAAGGTTTGCGATTTTTCTCTAGATCATAAATGTTTTTCATTGCCTATTACATCCCAACACAAAAATGATCAACATCTTCTTTCACTCGCTTATGGTGATGATAATAGTTATTCAGAAAGCCATTTTTGTGATGTATGTGAAGAAAGTCGAGATCCAAATCTTTGGTTTTATCATTGTGCAACATGTGATACTTCTGCCCATGTCAATTGTGTTCTTGGAGAACATCCATTCATCAAACTCGGGAGTATCGTTGAAGTATATGAGGACACTCATGAGCACCCTCTCACTGTTGTTAAGAAGGTTTATTACTATCCGAACTGCAGTGATTGTGGTAAGCCCTGTTTAGATTTGGCTTTGGAATGTACTGGATGCAACTTCATTGTCCATGCTGGGTGTCTTCAGATTCGGTGGACTAAGGTGACTGTACTCCAAAACTACCCTTTTCTTTTGCGGAGAACACAGA gGGTACAATTTGGggtcaaaagagaaaaaggagaagcaattgggctagattga
- the LOC105796405 gene encoding uncharacterized protein LOC105796405 isoform X2, which produces MEESNNYGHQHPLLLILDQDQLIHNQSGVTHCSRCGEEVSAPCFCCVEHCGFYLHKACGDAPLELNHPFHPHHPLLLMKNAPYSNGVYACDFCDKEDNKFVYHCSCGLDFHIKCALFTFNIAENNLKELDHVALQDEELEDDSKCFGCWEPLAKYTHFSPDCRFNLHEKCAKLPFKLNHKCHHKHPLTLQFISEQLSCKICQVTVQLKGFVYGCSPCKFVVHIECVSESLALVVEDKRHEHPFTLLLRGSSFICDACGIEGSYASYICCTCNIMVHKKCTSLPRIIKSKWHDHRLFHKYFLHVEDFRVRDCIICHDEVNIEHGSYYCSECDVIFHVKCAMKYKYSYEIVENEDEESPNESVSSITKVLEWNDAGEATVIEHITHIHHLTLSDRVGEYDSKCCDGCLLPISDSFYYCTQCDFFVHKVCVELPKVKQVWHHRCQSSLVLTSNEVFWCVACGYWSKAFAYKCEECKARTCLRCIIALTPGAHTCVGHKHPVFLYIENTGGCVACGCDSNGCLRCKVCDFSLDHKCFSLPITSQHKNDQHLLSLAYGDDNSYSESHFCDVCEESRDPNLWFYHCATCDTSAHVNCVLGEHPFIKLGSIVEVYEDTHEHPLTVVKKVYYYPNCSDCGKPCLDLALECTGCNFIVHAGCLQIRWTKGYNLGSKEKKEKQLG; this is translated from the exons ATGGAGGAGTCTAACAATTATGGCCACCAACATCCCCTGCTTCTTATCTTGGATCAAGACCAGCTGATCCACAATCAAAGTGGTGTAACTCATTGCTCCAGGTGCGGGGAGGAGGTTTCTGCTCCATGTTTTTGCTGTGTGGAGCACTGTGGGTTTTATCTTCACAAGGCATGTGGCGACGCACCTTTGGAGCTTAATCATCCTTTTCATCCTCATCATCCTCTTCTTCTTATGAAAAATGCACCTTATTCAAATGGAGTGTACGCCTGTGATTTTTGTGATAAAGAGGATAATAAGTTTGTTTATCACTGCTCTTGCGGATTGGACTTTCATATTAAATGTGctttgtttacatttaatattgcTGAGAATAATTTGAAAGAGCTTGACCATGTTGCCCTTCAAGATGAAGAACTTGAAGATGATAGTAAGTGCTTTGGGTGTTGGGAACCATTAGCAAAGTATACACACTTTTCTCCTGACTGTAGATTTAATTTACATGAAAAATGCGCTAAGCTTCCTTTCAAACTGAATCATAAGTGCCATCACAAGCATCCTCTTACTCTACAATTTATTAGCGAACAACTCTCTTGCAAGATATGCCAAGTAACAGTCCAGCTAAAAGGATTTGTTTATGGTTGTTCTCCGTGTAAGTTTGTTGTTCACATTGAATGTGTATCAGAATCTTTAGCTCTTGTTGTTGAAGATAAAAGGCATGAACATCCTTTCACTTTGTTGCTAAGAGGATCATCATTCATTTGTGATGCATGTGGTATTGAAGGAAGTTACGCTTCCTACATATGTTGTACATGTAACATTATGGTCCATAAAAAGTGCACTTCATTGCCACGCATCATCAAAAGCAAGTGGCATGATCATcgcctttttcacaaatatttcCTTCACGTGGAAGATTTTAGAGTTCGGGATTGCATAATATGTCATGATGAAGTCAACATAGAGCATGGTAGTTACTATTGTTCAGAGTGCGATGTTATATTCCATGTGAAGTGTgcaatgaaatataaatattcatatgaaatagtagaaaatgaagATGAGGAATCTCCTAATGAGTCTGTTAGCTCCATAACCAAGGTTCTTGAATGGAATGATGCTGGAGAAGCCACTGTAATAGAACATATCACGCATATTCACCACTTAACGTTAAGTGATAGAGTAGGTGAGTATGATAGTAAATGTTGTGATGGGTGCTTGTTACCGATCTCGGATTCATTTTACTACTGTACACAGTGTGATTTCTTTGTCCATAAAGTTTGTGTCGAGTTACCAAAGGTAAAGCAGGTTTGGCATCATCGTTGCCAATCATCACTAGTCCTTACTTCAAACGAAGTATTTTGGTGTGTAGCATGTGGTTACTGGTCTAAAGCTTTTGCCTATAAATGTGAAGAATGTAAGGCACGCACATGCCTTCGATGTATAATTGCTCTTACACCTGGTGCTCACACATGTGTAGGACATAAACACCCTGTTTTTCTCTACATCGAAAATACAGGGGGATGTGTTGCTTGTGGTTGTGATTCCAATGGTTGTTTGCGTTGTAAGGTTTGCGATTTTTCTCTAGATCATAAATGTTTTTCATTGCCTATTACATCCCAACACAAAAATGATCAACATCTTCTTTCACTCGCTTATGGTGATGATAATAGTTATTCAGAAAGCCATTTTTGTGATGTATGTGAAGAAAGTCGAGATCCAAATCTTTGGTTTTATCATTGTGCAACATGTGATACTTCTGCCCATGTCAATTGTGTTCTTGGAGAACATCCATTCATCAAACTCGGGAGTATCGTTGAAGTATATGAGGACACTCATGAGCACCCTCTCACTGTTGTTAAGAAGGTTTATTACTATCCGAACTGCAGTGATTGTGGTAAGCCCTGTTTAGATTTGGCTTTGGAATGTACTGGATGCAACTTCATTGTCCATGCTGGGTGTCTTCAGATTCGGTGGACTAAG gGGTACAATTTGGggtcaaaagagaaaaaggagaagcaattgggctag